Proteins from a genomic interval of Paenibacillus sp. RC334:
- a CDS encoding ABC transporter permease, which translates to MVRAVVDRFVTSLLVILGSCILVFSILYLLPGDPVDSILDPSTATPEMIANLRHQLGVDQPFHVQFLNYFGKLLQGDFGKSLLNADPVLPKIWVNFPPTLALTLVGSAISVIIGVLLGVLSAIHRNKPIDIIARIVGLFGISMPTFWSGILLLLIFSIHLGWLPAMGSNGWKTLVLPSLTLGIVGAGFIVRMVRNSMLEVINEQFIVTLRSKGLSEKVIMYRHALRNALIPAITMIGMLMGEMLAGAVVSETVFSRQGIGRLIADAIMAKDLPVVQGVVLFSAIMYVIVNLLVDISYTFIDPRVRRSA; encoded by the coding sequence ATGGTCAGAGCAGTTGTAGATCGATTTGTTACCTCTCTGTTGGTTATTCTGGGATCTTGTATTCTGGTGTTCAGCATTTTGTATCTGCTTCCGGGAGACCCGGTAGATTCGATTTTGGACCCTTCGACGGCCACGCCAGAAATGATCGCCAATTTGCGTCATCAGCTAGGAGTGGATCAGCCTTTCCATGTGCAATTTTTAAACTATTTTGGAAAGCTGCTGCAAGGCGATTTTGGAAAATCACTGCTGAATGCTGATCCGGTGTTGCCTAAGATATGGGTTAATTTCCCGCCTACATTGGCGTTGACGCTTGTCGGTTCTGCCATTTCGGTCATCATCGGTGTCCTGCTTGGAGTACTGTCGGCCATTCATCGGAATAAGCCAATTGATATCATCGCGCGAATCGTCGGATTGTTCGGCATTTCCATGCCCACATTCTGGTCGGGAATTTTGCTGTTGCTTATTTTCTCCATTCATTTGGGGTGGCTGCCTGCAATGGGCTCGAACGGCTGGAAAACACTTGTGCTTCCGTCTCTCACTTTGGGCATTGTCGGTGCAGGGTTTATTGTCAGAATGGTACGCAACAGTATGCTGGAGGTCATTAATGAGCAGTTCATCGTTACACTCCGTTCCAAAGGCTTATCGGAGAAGGTCATTATGTATCGCCATGCACTGCGTAATGCGTTGATTCCGGCGATAACGATGATTGGGATGCTGATGGGAGAAATGCTGGCCGGAGCAGTTGTGAGTGAGACGGTATTTTCGCGACAAGGTATTGGACGTTTAATTGCGGATGCGATAATGGCTAAGGATTTACCAGTTGTGCAGGGAGTTGTGTTGTTCTCTGCCATCATGTACGTGATCGTAAATCTATTGGTGGATATATCTTATACATTTATTGATCCAAGGGTTAGACGCTCGGCGTAA
- a CDS encoding ABC transporter substrate-binding protein — protein MKRTSRYAKMLALTLSLVLILSACSGNGGANSTNTGANVAGGGQAAEGGDLTYALATSPDSLDPHKSGLAVASRVYRGIFDNLVVKLPDNTIKPWLATEWSVSEDGKSYTFKLRKDVKFHDGTPFNAEAVKFSYDRIIDPQAVVGNAANLLAPYESSQVIDEYTIKLNLKRPSQAFLSNLTIPAVAIVSPAGVKKYGDQFGKHPVGTGPFKFVKWDENAEIKIERNPDYKWAPETIENKGAPYLDSVTFKIVPEEATRIGSVQSGQALAAETVPPQNILTLKSDPNFQLLQVNTLGLPYTLFINQKKAPWNELKARQALQYGIDVGTIVKTLYLGTYEQAWSSLTPGIFAYDKSLENGLQPDVNKANQLLDELGWVKGADGFRVKDGKRLTLHYVDGTPNREKRNDIAAIIQQQLKKIGVDVKIEITKDVATVVYTNGNYDFYGNSQVNVDPNALYAFYHTAAPNQRPTLPNFSNPEVDKLLEQGAIEKDDAKREGIYKKVQQLIRDQAVIIPIYVFPYTVGAAKSVQGLKFDLVGYPLFNDVRIQK, from the coding sequence GTGAAACGAACAAGTCGATATGCGAAAATGTTAGCTCTAACTCTGTCGCTGGTGCTGATATTATCGGCATGCTCAGGTAATGGAGGAGCCAATTCTACGAATACCGGGGCAAATGTAGCGGGAGGCGGGCAAGCCGCAGAAGGTGGGGACCTGACCTATGCGCTGGCAACATCGCCGGATTCACTGGACCCTCATAAGAGTGGGTTGGCCGTAGCATCCCGGGTGTATCGGGGGATATTCGACAATTTGGTTGTAAAGCTGCCGGACAATACGATTAAGCCTTGGCTGGCCACCGAATGGAGCGTTTCCGAGGATGGCAAAAGCTATACGTTCAAGCTGCGCAAGGACGTCAAGTTCCATGACGGAACTCCGTTTAATGCGGAAGCAGTCAAATTCAGCTATGACCGGATTATTGATCCGCAAGCGGTAGTTGGTAATGCTGCTAACTTGCTGGCCCCGTATGAATCCTCACAAGTGATAGACGAATACACGATTAAGCTGAATCTGAAACGACCATCACAGGCATTTTTGAGCAATTTAACGATCCCGGCAGTAGCTATTGTTTCTCCTGCAGGAGTCAAGAAATATGGAGATCAATTCGGCAAGCATCCGGTGGGCACAGGCCCCTTCAAGTTTGTAAAATGGGACGAAAATGCGGAAATCAAAATTGAGCGTAACCCGGATTACAAATGGGCACCGGAAACCATTGAGAACAAGGGAGCACCGTATTTAGATAGCGTGACCTTTAAAATCGTGCCGGAGGAAGCGACACGGATCGGTAGCGTGCAGAGTGGGCAGGCTTTGGCCGCAGAAACAGTTCCTCCACAAAACATTTTAACGCTTAAGAGTGACCCAAATTTTCAATTGTTGCAGGTCAATACCCTAGGCTTACCGTACACGCTGTTCATTAACCAGAAGAAGGCGCCGTGGAATGAATTGAAGGCCAGACAGGCGTTACAATACGGTATTGATGTGGGAACGATTGTCAAAACCCTTTACCTGGGCACCTACGAGCAGGCATGGTCATCGCTTACTCCGGGCATTTTCGCATATGATAAATCACTGGAAAACGGCTTACAGCCGGATGTTAACAAGGCCAATCAGCTTCTGGATGAGCTGGGATGGGTTAAAGGTGCGGATGGTTTTCGAGTGAAGGATGGAAAACGTCTGACGCTGCATTATGTAGATGGTACGCCGAATCGTGAAAAGCGCAACGACATTGCAGCGATTATCCAGCAACAGCTAAAGAAAATCGGTGTTGATGTGAAGATAGAAATTACCAAGGATGTTGCAACGGTTGTATATACGAACGGAAACTATGATTTCTACGGGAATAGTCAGGTCAATGTGGACCCGAACGCGTTATATGCTTTTTACCACACAGCGGCTCCGAATCAGCGGCCTACGCTGCCTAACTTCTCCAATCCGGAGGTCGACAAGCTTCTGGAGCAGGGAGCGATTGAAAAGGATGATGCCAAGCGGGAGGGAATTTACAAAAAGGTACAACAATTGATCCGTGATCAAGCCGTTATCATTCCGATTTATGTATTCCCTTATACCGTTGGAGCCGCCAAGTCCGTACAAGGGCTTAAATTTGATTTAGTGGGTTATCCGCTGTTTAACGATGTGCGTATTCAAAAATAG
- a CDS encoding NADH:flavin oxidoreductase/NADH oxidase, translating into MTDLFTPYQLKGLSLKNRIVMPPMCQYSVEAKDGNPNDWHHVHYVSRAVGGTGLIIVEMTAVHPDGRITDYDLGIWSDEHIPAYRKIVEEVHKYGAKIGIQLGHAGRKAEDADLPVAPSSIAFSERFKEPHALTTAEARELVQAYKEGARRAVEAGFDTVEIHGAHGYLIHQFHSPLTNTREDEYGQDLSLFGVEVIQAVKEVLPSDMPVLMRISAKEYVENGYNVEYIAGIGERYRDAGVDIFHISSGGEGPIGSNGGPSARAGYQVDLARDIREKLNVPVIAVGLLDDYEDARRVIQQKEADLVAIGRAMLRDPYWALHASRELKVQADIPEPYLRGF; encoded by the coding sequence GTGACCGACTTGTTTACTCCTTATCAATTAAAGGGACTCTCTTTAAAAAACCGGATTGTAATGCCACCAATGTGCCAATATAGCGTGGAGGCCAAAGATGGAAATCCCAATGATTGGCATCACGTCCATTACGTTAGCCGGGCAGTAGGTGGCACCGGGCTGATTATTGTGGAAATGACAGCGGTCCACCCGGATGGACGCATTACAGATTATGATCTGGGTATTTGGAGTGACGAGCATATTCCTGCATACCGTAAAATAGTGGAGGAAGTCCACAAGTACGGTGCCAAAATCGGAATTCAATTAGGTCATGCCGGACGCAAGGCTGAAGATGCTGATTTGCCTGTCGCACCGTCCTCGATTGCTTTTAGCGAACGTTTTAAGGAGCCGCACGCTTTGACGACAGCCGAAGCCAGGGAGCTGGTTCAGGCTTATAAGGAAGGCGCACGCCGCGCGGTGGAAGCCGGTTTTGATACAGTAGAAATTCATGGCGCTCATGGTTATCTAATTCATCAATTTCATTCCCCTTTAACGAACACAAGAGAAGATGAGTATGGACAGGATTTATCGCTGTTCGGTGTTGAAGTGATTCAGGCTGTTAAAGAGGTGCTTCCGTCTGATATGCCTGTGTTGATGCGGATATCCGCCAAAGAGTATGTTGAAAACGGATATAATGTGGAATACATAGCGGGCATAGGGGAACGATATCGTGATGCAGGTGTGGATATTTTTCACATCTCCTCTGGTGGCGAGGGGCCGATTGGTTCCAATGGCGGTCCATCTGCGCGTGCGGGATATCAGGTGGATTTGGCACGTGATATACGTGAAAAGCTTAATGTGCCTGTAATCGCTGTCGGTCTACTGGACGATTATGAGGATGCGCGGCGGGTGATTCAGCAAAAAGAAGCTGATCTGGTAGCGATAGGACGCGCCATGCTGCGCGATCCGTATTGGGCGCTGCATGCGTCGCGGGAGCTGAAAGTACAGGCGGATATCCCGGAGCCTTACTTGCGTGGTTTTTAG
- a CDS encoding PspA/IM30 family protein: MSIFKRLRDLTMSNINSIIDKAEDPVKMTDQYIRDMQEDLEDAEKAVAAQIAIEKRFKQQYEEQAALVKKREEQAHTAAKAQNVDLARRALEEKKSAEQKMTEFKAGYEQNKAAADNLRGKLDEMRRQLTEMKNKRETLVARYNAAKAQTEINKAMNGFSSDTATAGLKRMEEKMLQAEARAEASNEMSSKEKSLDEEFKELDKKSAVDDELAALLKQYDNK; this comes from the coding sequence ATGTCTATTTTCAAACGTTTAAGAGATCTTACCATGTCCAATATCAACTCCATTATTGACAAAGCCGAAGATCCAGTTAAAATGACAGATCAATACATTCGTGATATGCAAGAGGATCTGGAGGATGCAGAGAAAGCGGTAGCCGCTCAGATTGCCATTGAGAAGAGATTCAAACAGCAATACGAAGAGCAGGCTGCTTTGGTAAAAAAACGTGAAGAGCAGGCCCATACAGCAGCAAAAGCGCAAAATGTGGATCTGGCTCGCCGCGCGTTGGAAGAAAAGAAATCTGCTGAGCAAAAAATGACCGAGTTCAAGGCTGGCTACGAGCAGAACAAAGCGGCAGCCGATAACCTGCGCGGTAAGCTGGATGAAATGCGCAGACAACTGACGGAAATGAAGAACAAGCGTGAAACGCTGGTTGCCCGTTATAATGCAGCTAAAGCACAAACGGAAATTAACAAAGCAATGAACGGTTTTAGCTCCGATACGGCAACTGCCGGGCTGAAACGAATGGAAGAAAAAATGCTGCAAGCAGAGGCGCGTGCTGAAGCAAGCAACGAAATGTCCTCTAAGGAAAAATCGCTGGATGAGGAGTTCAAGGAGCTTGATAAGAAAAGTGCCGTGGACGATGAGCTTGCCGCTCTGTTGAAGCAATACGACAATAAATAA
- the mobB gene encoding molybdopterin-guanine dinucleotide biosynthesis protein B, whose translation MNTTNPYVCQVVGFKNSGKTTFLGGLIRYLRESGLRVAVIKHDGHEFEMDHVGTDTYKHRLAGAEGVAIVSGGRTAILEEHSRPVAGLIRHFQAYDCVLLEGFKQEHYPKLVMVREQSNAKLTTELTNVQGVAVWEDQTGWAQSHFSDKTMQIFPADANGPVGRWLLGQIQKQREEVRDE comes from the coding sequence GTGAATACGACGAATCCGTATGTATGTCAGGTCGTCGGATTCAAAAATTCGGGGAAAACGACCTTCCTCGGAGGGTTGATTCGTTATTTGCGGGAGTCCGGGCTACGCGTAGCTGTGATCAAGCATGATGGACATGAGTTTGAGATGGATCATGTGGGAACAGATACGTACAAGCACCGACTAGCGGGAGCCGAAGGCGTAGCCATTGTTTCAGGTGGAAGAACAGCCATTTTAGAGGAGCATAGTCGGCCTGTTGCCGGACTGATCCGGCATTTTCAGGCATACGACTGCGTGTTGCTGGAAGGCTTCAAGCAGGAGCATTATCCGAAGCTGGTCATGGTACGGGAACAATCAAATGCCAAGCTTACCACAGAGCTGACCAATGTACAGGGAGTAGCGGTTTGGGAGGATCAAACGGGCTGGGCACAGAGCCATTTTTCGGATAAAACGATGCAGATATTTCCCGCCGACGCCAACGGCCCGGTAGGCCGCTGGTTACTTGGACAGATTCAGAAGCAAAGAGAAGAAGTCCGGGATGAGTAG
- the glp gene encoding gephyrin-like molybdotransferase Glp gives MNQAQFNSNKFQRKAVQVEEAQSRIAAHVKQGEREDVGLEQAHGRYLAMDLTAPHPYPSFRRSGMDGYAILGSDTEVCSSGQEIWLRVIDEIPCGTVSDKRVETGLAARIMTGAQLPEGADTVVMLEATQLREEDGQVYVGLKKRMGIGKNVTTIGHEIQEGQLLLSKGTCLGAGHISVLATFGVHRVPVYRKPRVAVFSTGSELLAVDEPLQPGKIRNSNTYMLASQIREAGGEPFILQAIHDDLALARASVREAIAAYDIVVTSGGVSVGDFDIMGDLVRQEDVDMLFNKVTMRPGSVTTAAVIDGKLLFALSGNPGACFVGCELFVRPTIQMMLSSEQPYLQTWTARLGADYTKVNNFTRFVRSSLEIRSGQVYAIPARVDESSVMVTIKDTDCLIVVPPTTEGLRAGEEVRVLVLQGGQVT, from the coding sequence ATGAATCAGGCACAATTCAATTCGAACAAATTTCAGCGCAAAGCGGTTCAAGTGGAAGAAGCGCAAAGCAGAATAGCTGCTCATGTTAAACAGGGAGAGCGGGAGGATGTAGGACTGGAGCAGGCGCATGGACGTTATTTGGCGATGGATTTGACCGCACCACACCCGTATCCCAGCTTCCGTCGTTCAGGCATGGATGGATACGCCATCCTTGGTTCGGACACTGAAGTCTGTTCGTCCGGTCAGGAAATCTGGCTACGCGTGATTGATGAAATCCCATGCGGCACCGTATCGGACAAGCGGGTGGAGACGGGATTGGCGGCCCGCATCATGACAGGAGCACAATTACCTGAAGGGGCCGATACGGTTGTTATGCTGGAAGCGACACAGCTACGTGAAGAAGATGGACAGGTATATGTCGGCTTGAAGAAGCGCATGGGAATCGGTAAAAATGTGACGACAATCGGCCATGAGATTCAGGAAGGTCAGCTTTTACTTAGTAAAGGAACCTGTCTGGGGGCAGGGCACATCTCGGTGCTGGCTACCTTTGGTGTACATCGGGTACCCGTCTACAGGAAGCCACGGGTGGCCGTTTTTTCCACAGGTTCGGAATTGCTTGCCGTGGATGAGCCGTTGCAGCCGGGGAAAATTCGGAACAGCAATACATATATGCTGGCTTCACAAATCAGGGAGGCAGGGGGGGAGCCGTTCATCCTGCAAGCCATTCATGATGATTTGGCTCTCGCCCGTGCTTCTGTACGTGAAGCGATAGCTGCCTACGATATCGTCGTTACGAGTGGCGGAGTATCGGTGGGGGATTTTGATATTATGGGCGATCTGGTACGACAGGAGGATGTGGATATGCTGTTCAACAAGGTCACAATGCGTCCAGGCAGTGTGACCACAGCCGCGGTGATTGACGGCAAGCTACTATTTGCGCTTTCTGGCAATCCCGGTGCGTGCTTTGTAGGCTGTGAGTTGTTTGTGCGACCCACCATCCAAATGATGCTGTCTTCAGAGCAGCCGTATTTGCAAACCTGGACGGCGCGGTTGGGAGCAGATTATACGAAGGTGAATAATTTTACCCGTTTTGTACGCAGCTCCCTGGAAATACGCAGCGGGCAAGTATACGCAATTCCTGCGCGAGTAGATGAATCCAGCGTCATGGTGACGATTAAGGACACCGACTGTCTGATCGTGGTTCCTCCAACAACAGAAGGCTTGCGTGCAGGGGAAGAGGTGCGTGTGCTGGTACTTCAAGGCGGACAGGTGACGTGA
- the xerS gene encoding tyrosine recombinase XerS, whose translation MNIQKIIDRRKLDEKMPGLPWYVQQFMDYKLPDLSPSTLLEYVRDYEAFFTWLRSEGLSAGETNAQVTLEELETLHMDSITGYRLFLSTKREGSNSRITISRKLSSLRSLFHYLSQIAEDENFYPLLKRNIMAKVEIKRIHKPKDTAAKLKGKILEEEELLEFIGYIYEGYGQDLAGNKQALYSYELNKERDACIASLILNSGLRVSEIVNLNLDDLDVNNKLLYVYRKGNNDETFKTPVYFREQSKDDLALYLSLRHTRYRAPKKEKSLFVARPNGSTEGKRMTKRAIQAMIIKYAKRFGKPYLTVHKLRHSFATDYYLQNDIYKTKEQLGHASTETTEVYAHLTDKTMSQAIERRVETQTDSAD comes from the coding sequence ATGAATATACAAAAGATCATCGACCGGCGCAAACTGGATGAAAAAATGCCGGGATTACCATGGTACGTGCAGCAATTTATGGATTACAAGCTACCCGACCTGTCCCCTTCCACATTGCTGGAATATGTGCGGGATTATGAAGCTTTTTTTACATGGCTTCGCTCAGAGGGCTTGTCTGCCGGAGAGACGAACGCCCAAGTTACGCTGGAAGAATTGGAGACGCTCCATATGGATAGTATTACAGGCTATCGTTTGTTTCTATCGACTAAGCGTGAAGGCTCCAATTCCCGCATTACGATTTCACGTAAGCTTTCGTCCCTGCGTTCCCTCTTTCATTATTTGAGCCAGATCGCTGAGGATGAAAACTTTTATCCTTTGCTCAAACGCAACATTATGGCCAAGGTCGAAATCAAGCGCATACATAAACCCAAGGACACGGCGGCCAAGCTCAAAGGTAAAATACTGGAGGAGGAAGAGCTGCTTGAATTTATCGGCTATATTTATGAAGGCTATGGACAAGATTTGGCCGGTAACAAGCAGGCACTGTACTCTTATGAGCTGAACAAGGAACGGGACGCCTGCATTGCCAGTCTCATTCTGAACTCGGGCCTGCGCGTATCTGAAATCGTCAATCTGAATCTGGACGATCTGGATGTAAACAATAAATTACTATATGTGTACCGTAAAGGCAACAACGACGAGACCTTTAAAACGCCAGTATATTTCCGCGAGCAGTCCAAAGATGATCTGGCGCTCTATTTATCCCTGCGGCATACCCGTTATCGCGCGCCCAAAAAGGAAAAATCACTTTTCGTCGCACGTCCCAACGGCAGTACAGAAGGCAAACGGATGACCAAAAGAGCGATTCAGGCGATGATTATCAAGTATGCCAAACGGTTCGGCAAGCCTTACCTGACCGTTCACAAGCTCCGTCATTCCTTTGCCACCGACTACTATCTGCAAAACGATATTTACAAAACGAAGGAACAACTCGGTCATGCTTCCACGGAAACGACAGAAGTCTATGCCCATCTGACCGACAAGACCATGTCCCAAGCGATTGAACGGCGGGTGGAGACTCAAACCGACTCAGCCGATTGA
- a CDS encoding GNAT family N-acetyltransferase, which produces MGYDIQSELKLSIKSAPESQKGIIVQLMQFYLYDFTAYLRIDVTENGTFPAYPDLYQYWTSGEQKLPFLIWRQDVPVGFALVDRMSSNREADYYMAEFFVLRPYRHNGVGTWAAHELFGCFAGRWKVTQMSTNRPAQSFWRKVIGSYTDGDYREQTHPVRGNISQFFNT; this is translated from the coding sequence ATGGGGTATGATATCCAGTCGGAATTGAAGCTGTCCATAAAAAGTGCACCGGAGTCGCAGAAGGGCATTATTGTGCAGCTCATGCAATTTTATTTATATGATTTTACAGCCTATCTTCGAATTGATGTTACTGAAAACGGCACATTCCCGGCTTACCCGGACTTGTATCAATACTGGACAAGCGGTGAACAGAAGCTGCCTTTTCTAATCTGGAGACAGGACGTTCCAGTAGGTTTCGCATTGGTTGACCGAATGTCCAGCAATCGGGAGGCTGACTACTACATGGCTGAGTTCTTTGTGCTTCGTCCTTATCGGCATAATGGGGTCGGTACTTGGGCGGCTCATGAGCTGTTTGGATGTTTTGCCGGGCGTTGGAAGGTAACGCAGATGAGCACGAACAGGCCAGCGCAGTCCTTTTGGCGGAAGGTGATTGGCAGTTATACGGATGGGGACTACAGGGAGCAGACTCATCCGGTACGAGGGAATATAAGTCAGTTTTTCAATACCTGA
- a CDS encoding ABC transporter permease, translating into MRETMAAKTVWKERKQRVAWKTGRLRFGGVSDGFIYAAGLIIVFVIACAAFPQWIASYEPTEMLSDQILQSPSAAHWFGTDYFGRDIFSLVVHGSRDSLFIGFMSVLVGGLAGGIIGALSGYIGGIVDTVLMRLIDILMTIPGILLALAIAAALGPSLFNIVLAVAISAVPGYARVMRGQIMSIKGRSYVTASRSIGVTPFGIFWRHVLPNSLSPLLVMATLGIGSAILAGSGLSFLGLGTVKEIPDWGTVLSQGRGYLTVAWWICTFPGLAITLFVLSVNILGDKLRDELDPKKNAN; encoded by the coding sequence TTGAGAGAAACGATGGCGGCCAAAACAGTCTGGAAGGAAAGAAAGCAGCGGGTAGCTTGGAAAACTGGAAGATTGCGGTTTGGGGGAGTGTCGGATGGGTTCATATATGCGGCAGGACTGATTATTGTATTCGTGATCGCCTGTGCGGCGTTTCCGCAATGGATTGCTTCCTATGAGCCAACAGAAATGTTAAGCGACCAGATTTTACAGAGTCCAAGCGCTGCTCACTGGTTCGGAACGGATTATTTTGGACGGGATATATTCAGTTTGGTTGTTCATGGAAGTAGGGATTCCCTGTTTATCGGCTTTATGTCGGTGCTCGTCGGTGGTCTGGCTGGTGGAATCATCGGAGCACTGTCAGGCTACATCGGTGGCATCGTGGACACAGTGCTGATGCGATTGATTGATATTTTGATGACCATTCCCGGCATTCTGTTGGCTTTAGCGATTGCGGCAGCTCTTGGACCGAGTTTGTTTAATATCGTACTGGCGGTAGCCATATCTGCTGTTCCGGGTTACGCAAGGGTCATGCGGGGACAGATAATGAGTATAAAAGGACGTTCTTACGTTACGGCTTCACGCTCCATCGGAGTTACACCTTTCGGCATCTTTTGGCGACATGTGCTTCCTAATTCCCTGTCACCTTTGCTTGTGATGGCGACGCTTGGAATCGGCAGCGCTATTTTGGCCGGATCGGGATTAAGCTTTCTGGGGCTTGGCACGGTAAAAGAAATTCCGGACTGGGGAACGGTATTGTCTCAGGGACGCGGGTATTTGACAGTGGCTTGGTGGATATGCACCTTTCCTGGTCTAGCCATTACGTTGTTCGTGCTGTCGGTCAATATTTTGGGCGACAAGCTGAGAGATGAGCTGGACCCGAAAAAGAACGCAAACTAG
- a CDS encoding DUF4178 domain-containing protein: protein MGVWKRISNLFAKPELPKAEKSMLHLNPGDICEVSLVTYEVVGRVHNRARNAVVLTLQDGNQVSYLHIEERETLQFGLYQAIDGRLDNPEEVPTILELDDTTYHLEEQYFGHVTVMGRAPFRQGGEQHVWQYQSDDYHLLRVEWQDGRFMLYEGEEVITGDVKVIRAS from the coding sequence ATGGGTGTATGGAAACGAATTTCGAATCTGTTTGCCAAGCCGGAGCTGCCGAAAGCGGAAAAAAGCATGCTTCATTTAAATCCGGGCGATATCTGTGAAGTGTCGCTTGTCACATATGAAGTGGTAGGCCGAGTACATAATCGCGCTCGGAATGCCGTTGTTTTGACGCTTCAGGATGGTAATCAAGTCAGCTACCTTCACATTGAGGAACGGGAAACGCTGCAATTCGGACTGTACCAGGCCATCGACGGCAGACTGGACAACCCGGAGGAAGTGCCAACGATTCTGGAGCTGGATGATACAACATATCATTTGGAAGAGCAGTATTTTGGGCATGTTACGGTTATGGGCCGTGCTCCTTTTCGACAGGGTGGAGAGCAGCATGTTTGGCAGTATCAGTCGGATGATTATCATCTGCTGCGTGTAGAGTGGCAGGACGGCCGCTTTATGCTTTATGAAGGAGAAGAAGTAATTACCGGAGACGTCAAGGTTATTCGGGCAAGCTAG
- a CDS encoding DUF4247 domain-containing protein: protein MGKRTWQYALKVIVALSLFVSVLSGCGAPNVKDTYPLESVSGSGNSTSYVYRAAGKTVSEVAEELKEQREPEQMSPQSNERMFLVYSDEWYHLQQDPAKKEDTLIEIDSKKYVEQNYSSSFLKGYLTATVLDALFDSLRGSGSYRGYSSRDVYRPSQGQYRAPTVKEKKAIPPITVERKGSVTRRGKGSDSSVGSSGSLFDRGSSSSSPSRGSISRDRGSSGGSSIFDSPRKSYSKPKTRSGSGKISRRSRR from the coding sequence ATGGGCAAACGCACCTGGCAGTATGCATTAAAGGTCATTGTGGCGCTGAGCTTGTTCGTATCCGTGCTAAGCGGCTGCGGTGCGCCAAATGTGAAAGATACGTACCCGCTGGAATCAGTCAGTGGCAGCGGTAACTCGACCTCGTACGTGTACCGGGCCGCAGGCAAAACGGTTTCGGAAGTGGCGGAGGAACTGAAAGAACAGCGTGAACCGGAACAAATGTCGCCGCAGAGCAATGAGCGGATGTTTCTGGTGTACAGCGATGAATGGTACCATTTACAGCAAGATCCAGCCAAGAAGGAAGACACATTAATTGAGATCGACAGCAAAAAGTATGTCGAGCAAAATTACAGTTCCAGCTTTCTAAAAGGATACTTAACGGCAACCGTACTGGATGCTCTGTTTGATTCGTTGCGCGGATCAGGCTCTTACCGGGGGTATTCAAGCAGAGATGTATATCGGCCTTCTCAAGGCCAGTACCGTGCACCTACGGTGAAGGAGAAGAAAGCAATCCCGCCAATTACAGTGGAGCGGAAGGGTTCCGTTACCCGCAGGGGTAAGGGGTCTGATTCCAGTGTCGGTTCCAGCGGAAGTCTGTTCGACAGAGGCTCCAGCAGCAGTTCGCCGAGTAGAGGCTCGATTTCACGTGACCGGGGCAGCAGCGGCGGTTCCAGCATTTTTGATTCGCCGCGCAAATCTTATAGTAAGCCTAAAACACGCAGCGGCTCAGGTAAAATCAGCCGACGAAGTCGACGATGA
- a CDS encoding DUF350 domain-containing protein: MHFLETMKAMLVWTGAGAVLLFVLMYIDSLFTKYKDFAEVKAGNMAVTVRLIMKLFAQGYILSSSIATANNLLEALVYSVIAFVILFVLEVVVRLLLRYWAQLDLDKGTQEGKIGFGLFSGTLHLVGALIIAACF; this comes from the coding sequence ATGCATTTTTTAGAAACGATGAAAGCGATGCTTGTATGGACTGGCGCGGGTGCCGTTTTGTTGTTCGTATTGATGTACATTGATTCTTTATTTACGAAGTATAAGGATTTTGCAGAAGTGAAAGCCGGTAATATGGCCGTAACAGTTCGGTTAATTATGAAGCTGTTTGCACAGGGGTATATTTTGTCAAGCTCCATTGCTACAGCTAACAATTTGCTGGAGGCGCTTGTGTATTCTGTGATCGCCTTTGTCATTCTGTTTGTTTTGGAAGTTGTCGTACGTCTGTTGCTTCGGTACTGGGCACAGCTTGATCTGGATAAAGGTACACAGGAAGGCAAAATTGGCTTTGGTCTGTTTTCAGGTACGCTGCATCTGGTCGGGGCTTTGATCATTGCGGCATGTTTCTAG